One stretch of Myxocyprinus asiaticus isolate MX2 ecotype Aquarium Trade chromosome 23, UBuf_Myxa_2, whole genome shotgun sequence DNA includes these proteins:
- the LOC127414258 gene encoding paired box protein Pax-2a isoform X12 — MDIHCKADPFSAMHRHGGVNQLGGVFVNGRPLPDVVRQRIVELAHQGVRPCDISRQLRVSHGCVSKILGRYYETGSIKPGVIGGSKPKVATPKVVDKIAEYKRQNPTMFAWEIRDRLLAEGVCDNDTVPSVSSINRIIRTKVQQPFHPSSDGTGTPLTTGHTIVPSTASPPVSSASNDPVGSYSINGILGIPRSNGEKRKRDDDGSDGSGPNSDSQGSVESLRKHLRADAFTQQQLEALDRVFERPSYPDVFPTSEHIKPEQANEYSLPALNPGLDEVKPSLSTSASSDLGSSVSQSYPVVTGRDMASTTLPGYPPHVPPTGQGSYPTSTLAGMVPGSDFSGNPYSHPQYTTYNEAWRFSNPALLMPHPGAPPLPLLPLPMTATSYHGNPIKLQDHGRGLHIVPV; from the exons ATGGATATTCACTGCAAAGCAGACCCCTTCTCGGCGATGCACC GGCACGGCGGTGTGAACCAGCTAGGAGGGGTGTTTGTGAATGGCAGACCCCTACCTGACGTGGTCAGGCAAAGAATCGTGGAGCTCGCGCATCAAGGAGTCAGACCTTGTGACATCTCAAGACAGCTACGGGTCAGCCATGGCTGTGTCAGCAAAATTCTCGGAAG ATATTATGAAACCGGCAGTATTAAACCTGGAGTTATTGGCGGCTCCAAACCAAAAGTGGCGACTCCCAAAGTTGTGGATAAAATCGCAGAATACAAGCGGCAGAATCCCACAATGTTTGCCTGGGAGATCAGAGACCGACTTCTCGCCGAGGGCGTATGTGACAACGACACTGTACCAAGTGTTTCATCTATAAACAG GATAATTCGAACCAAAGTTCAGCAGCCTTTCCATCCATCTTCTGATGGCACAGGAACGCCTCTCACAACAGGACACACCATAG TGCCCAGCACAGCTTCCCCACCTGTGTCAAGTGCTTCCAATGACCCTGTGGGGTCCTACTCTATTAATGGCATCCTCGGAATCCCTCGCTCCAATGGCGAAAAGAGAAAACGGGATGATG ATGGTTCAGATGGCTCTGGCCCAAACAGTGATTCTCAGGGTAGTGTGGAGAGTTTACGGAAGCACCTGAGGGCTGATGCCTTCACTCAACAGCAGCTGGAAGCTCTGGACCGGGTGTTTGAGCGGCCGTCATACCCCGATGTCTTCCCCACGTCAGAGCACATCAAGCCAGAGCAG GCTAATGAATACTCACTACCAGCACTGAACCCTGGACTGGACGAAGTCAAACCCAGTCTGTCAACCAGCGCCAGCTCAGATTTGGGCTCCAGCGTGTCACAGAGCTACCCGGTAGTGACAG gtcgAGACATGGCGAGCACAACCCTACCAGGGTACCCACCTCACGTTCCCCCCACAGGGCAGGGCAGCTACCCCACCTCTACACTTGCCGGAATGGTCCCTG gaagtgACTTTTCAGGAAATCCCTACTCTCACCCACAGTACACAACCTACAATGAAGCTTGGCGGTTCAGCAACCCCGCGTTATTAA TGCCGCATCCCGGGGCTCCGCCCCTCCCACTGCTGCCACTGCCTATGACCGCCACTAGTTACCATGGCAACCCAATCAAACTGCAGGACCATGGCCGCGGCCTCCATATCGTACCAGTCTGA
- the LOC127414258 gene encoding paired box protein Pax-2-A isoform X5, whose protein sequence is MDIHCKADPFSAMHRHGGVNQLGGVFVNGRPLPDVVRQRIVELAHQGVRPCDISRQLRVSHGCVSKILGRYYETGSIKPGVIGGSKPKVATPKVVDKIAEYKRQNPTMFAWEIRDRLLAEGVCDNDTVPSVSSINRIIRTKVQQPFHPSSDGTGTPLTTGHTIVPSTASPPVSSASNDPVGSYSINGILGIPRSNGEKRKRDDDGSDGSGPNSDSQGSVESLRKHLRADAFTQQQLEALDRVFERPSYPDVFPTSEHIKPEQANEYSLPALNPGLDEVKPSLSTSASSDLGSSVSQSYPVVTESHSSSMCVKQEPHEASLAPFTPSSLAVTGLAELLPLQPSVSVDASTPCYSAYAHHAPSYGQYASQPIIAGRDMASTTLPGYPPHVPPTGQGSYPTSTLAGMVPGSDFSGNPYSHPQYTTYNEAWRFSNPALLMPHPGAPPLPLLPLPMTATSYHGNPIKLQDHGRGLHIVPV, encoded by the exons ATGGATATTCACTGCAAAGCAGACCCCTTCTCGGCGATGCACC GGCACGGCGGTGTGAACCAGCTAGGAGGGGTGTTTGTGAATGGCAGACCCCTACCTGACGTGGTCAGGCAAAGAATCGTGGAGCTCGCGCATCAAGGAGTCAGACCTTGTGACATCTCAAGACAGCTACGGGTCAGCCATGGCTGTGTCAGCAAAATTCTCGGAAG ATATTATGAAACCGGCAGTATTAAACCTGGAGTTATTGGCGGCTCCAAACCAAAAGTGGCGACTCCCAAAGTTGTGGATAAAATCGCAGAATACAAGCGGCAGAATCCCACAATGTTTGCCTGGGAGATCAGAGACCGACTTCTCGCCGAGGGCGTATGTGACAACGACACTGTACCAAGTGTTTCATCTATAAACAG GATAATTCGAACCAAAGTTCAGCAGCCTTTCCATCCATCTTCTGATGGCACAGGAACGCCTCTCACAACAGGACACACCATAG TGCCCAGCACAGCTTCCCCACCTGTGTCAAGTGCTTCCAATGACCCTGTGGGGTCCTACTCTATTAATGGCATCCTCGGAATCCCTCGCTCCAATGGCGAAAAGAGAAAACGGGATGATG ATGGTTCAGATGGCTCTGGCCCAAACAGTGATTCTCAGGGTAGTGTGGAGAGTTTACGGAAGCACCTGAGGGCTGATGCCTTCACTCAACAGCAGCTGGAAGCTCTGGACCGGGTGTTTGAGCGGCCGTCATACCCCGATGTCTTCCCCACGTCAGAGCACATCAAGCCAGAGCAG GCTAATGAATACTCACTACCAGCACTGAACCCTGGACTGGACGAAGTCAAACCCAGTCTGTCAACCAGCGCCAGCTCAGATTTGGGCTCCAGCGTGTCACAGAGCTACCCGGTAGTGACAG AGTCGCATTCATCGTCCATGTGTGTTAAGCAGGAGCCGCACGAGGCTTCCCTGGCTCCTTTCACCCCTTCCTCACTGGCAGTCACGGGTCTAGCGGAACTGTTGCCCCTCCAGCCCAGCGTGTCAGTAGATGCCTCCACCCCCTGCTACAGCGCTTATGCCCATCATGCCCCCAGCTACGGCCAGTATGCAAGCCAGCCTATTATAGCAG gtcgAGACATGGCGAGCACAACCCTACCAGGGTACCCACCTCACGTTCCCCCCACAGGGCAGGGCAGCTACCCCACCTCTACACTTGCCGGAATGGTCCCTG gaagtgACTTTTCAGGAAATCCCTACTCTCACCCACAGTACACAACCTACAATGAAGCTTGGCGGTTCAGCAACCCCGCGTTATTAA TGCCGCATCCCGGGGCTCCGCCCCTCCCACTGCTGCCACTGCCTATGACCGCCACTAGTTACCATGGCAACCCAATCAAACTGCAGGACCATGGCCGCGGCCTCCATATCGTACCAGTCTGA
- the LOC127414258 gene encoding paired box protein Pax-2a isoform X13, with protein sequence MDIHCKADPFSAMHRHGGVNQLGGVFVNGRPLPDVVRQRIVELAHQGVRPCDISRQLRVSHGCVSKILGRYYETGSIKPGVIGGSKPKVATPKVVDKIAEYKRQNPTMFAWEIRDRLLAEGVCDNDTVPSVSSINRIIRTKVQQPFHPSSDGTGTPLTTGHTIVPSTASPPVSSASNDPVGSYSINGILGIPRSNGEKRKRDDDGSDGSGPNSDSQGSVESLRKHLRADAFTQQQLEALDRVFERPSYPDVFPTSEHIKPEQANEYSLPALNPGLDEVKPSLSTSASSDLGSSVSQSYPVVTGRDMASTTLPGYPPHVPPTGQGSYPTSTLAGMVPGSDFSGNPYSHPQYTTYNEAWRFSNPALLSSPYYYSAASRGSAPPTAATAYDRH encoded by the exons ATGGATATTCACTGCAAAGCAGACCCCTTCTCGGCGATGCACC GGCACGGCGGTGTGAACCAGCTAGGAGGGGTGTTTGTGAATGGCAGACCCCTACCTGACGTGGTCAGGCAAAGAATCGTGGAGCTCGCGCATCAAGGAGTCAGACCTTGTGACATCTCAAGACAGCTACGGGTCAGCCATGGCTGTGTCAGCAAAATTCTCGGAAG ATATTATGAAACCGGCAGTATTAAACCTGGAGTTATTGGCGGCTCCAAACCAAAAGTGGCGACTCCCAAAGTTGTGGATAAAATCGCAGAATACAAGCGGCAGAATCCCACAATGTTTGCCTGGGAGATCAGAGACCGACTTCTCGCCGAGGGCGTATGTGACAACGACACTGTACCAAGTGTTTCATCTATAAACAG GATAATTCGAACCAAAGTTCAGCAGCCTTTCCATCCATCTTCTGATGGCACAGGAACGCCTCTCACAACAGGACACACCATAG TGCCCAGCACAGCTTCCCCACCTGTGTCAAGTGCTTCCAATGACCCTGTGGGGTCCTACTCTATTAATGGCATCCTCGGAATCCCTCGCTCCAATGGCGAAAAGAGAAAACGGGATGATG ATGGTTCAGATGGCTCTGGCCCAAACAGTGATTCTCAGGGTAGTGTGGAGAGTTTACGGAAGCACCTGAGGGCTGATGCCTTCACTCAACAGCAGCTGGAAGCTCTGGACCGGGTGTTTGAGCGGCCGTCATACCCCGATGTCTTCCCCACGTCAGAGCACATCAAGCCAGAGCAG GCTAATGAATACTCACTACCAGCACTGAACCCTGGACTGGACGAAGTCAAACCCAGTCTGTCAACCAGCGCCAGCTCAGATTTGGGCTCCAGCGTGTCACAGAGCTACCCGGTAGTGACAG gtcgAGACATGGCGAGCACAACCCTACCAGGGTACCCACCTCACGTTCCCCCCACAGGGCAGGGCAGCTACCCCACCTCTACACTTGCCGGAATGGTCCCTG gaagtgACTTTTCAGGAAATCCCTACTCTCACCCACAGTACACAACCTACAATGAAGCTTGGCGGTTCAGCAACCCCGCGTTATTAA GTTCCCCTTATTATTATAGTGCCGCATCCCGGGGCTCCGCCCCTCCCACTGCTGCCACTGCCTATGACCGCCACTAG
- the LOC127414258 gene encoding paired box protein Pax-2a isoform X9: MDIHCKADPFSAMHRHGGVNQLGGVFVNGRPLPDVVRQRIVELAHQGVRPCDISRQLRVSHGCVSKILGSYQKDLIRYYETGSIKPGVIGGSKPKVATPKVVDKIAEYKRQNPTMFAWEIRDRLLAEGVCDNDTVPSVSSINRIIRTKVQQPFHPSSDGTGTPLTTGHTIVPSTASPPVSSASNDPVGSYSINGILGIPRSNGEKRKRDDVLWSGNHLDGRKIGYYGSDGSGPNSDSQGSVESLRKHLRADAFTQQQLEALDRVFERPSYPDVFPTSEHIKPEQANEYSLPALNPGLDEVKPSLSTSASSDLGSSVSQSYPVVTGRDMASTTLPGYPPHVPPTGQGSYPTSTLAGMVPGSDFSGNPYSHPQYTTYNEAWRFSNPALLSSPYYYSAASRGSAPPTAATAYDRH; the protein is encoded by the exons ATGGATATTCACTGCAAAGCAGACCCCTTCTCGGCGATGCACC GGCACGGCGGTGTGAACCAGCTAGGAGGGGTGTTTGTGAATGGCAGACCCCTACCTGACGTGGTCAGGCAAAGAATCGTGGAGCTCGCGCATCAAGGAGTCAGACCTTGTGACATCTCAAGACAGCTACGGGTCAGCCATGGCTGTGTCAGCAAAATTCTCGGAAG CTATCAAAAGGATCTTATAAG ATATTATGAAACCGGCAGTATTAAACCTGGAGTTATTGGCGGCTCCAAACCAAAAGTGGCGACTCCCAAAGTTGTGGATAAAATCGCAGAATACAAGCGGCAGAATCCCACAATGTTTGCCTGGGAGATCAGAGACCGACTTCTCGCCGAGGGCGTATGTGACAACGACACTGTACCAAGTGTTTCATCTATAAACAG GATAATTCGAACCAAAGTTCAGCAGCCTTTCCATCCATCTTCTGATGGCACAGGAACGCCTCTCACAACAGGACACACCATAG TGCCCAGCACAGCTTCCCCACCTGTGTCAAGTGCTTCCAATGACCCTGTGGGGTCCTACTCTATTAATGGCATCCTCGGAATCCCTCGCTCCAATGGCGAAAAGAGAAAACGGGATGATG TTCTCTGGAGTGGCAACCACTTGGATGGGAGGAAAATAGGATATT ATGGTTCAGATGGCTCTGGCCCAAACAGTGATTCTCAGGGTAGTGTGGAGAGTTTACGGAAGCACCTGAGGGCTGATGCCTTCACTCAACAGCAGCTGGAAGCTCTGGACCGGGTGTTTGAGCGGCCGTCATACCCCGATGTCTTCCCCACGTCAGAGCACATCAAGCCAGAGCAG GCTAATGAATACTCACTACCAGCACTGAACCCTGGACTGGACGAAGTCAAACCCAGTCTGTCAACCAGCGCCAGCTCAGATTTGGGCTCCAGCGTGTCACAGAGCTACCCGGTAGTGACAG gtcgAGACATGGCGAGCACAACCCTACCAGGGTACCCACCTCACGTTCCCCCCACAGGGCAGGGCAGCTACCCCACCTCTACACTTGCCGGAATGGTCCCTG gaagtgACTTTTCAGGAAATCCCTACTCTCACCCACAGTACACAACCTACAATGAAGCTTGGCGGTTCAGCAACCCCGCGTTATTAA GTTCCCCTTATTATTATAGTGCCGCATCCCGGGGCTCCGCCCCTCCCACTGCTGCCACTGCCTATGACCGCCACTAG
- the LOC127414258 gene encoding paired box protein Pax-2a isoform X7: MDIHCKADPFSAMHRHGGVNQLGGVFVNGRPLPDVVRQRIVELAHQGVRPCDISRQLRVSHGCVSKILGSYQKDLIRYYETGSIKPGVIGGSKPKVATPKVVDKIAEYKRQNPTMFAWEIRDRLLAEGVCDNDTVPSVSSINRIIRTKVQQPFHPSSDGTGTPLTTGHTIVPSTASPPVSSASNDPVGSYSINGILGIPRSNGEKRKRDDVLWSGNHLDGRKIGYYGSDGSGPNSDSQGSVESLRKHLRADAFTQQQLEALDRVFERPSYPDVFPTSEHIKPEQANEYSLPALNPGLDEVKPSLSTSASSDLGSSVSQSYPVVTGRDMASTTLPGYPPHVPPTGQGSYPTSTLAGMVPGSDFSGNPYSHPQYTTYNEAWRFSNPALLMPHPGAPPLPLLPLPMTATSYHGNPIKLQDHGRGLHIVPV, translated from the exons ATGGATATTCACTGCAAAGCAGACCCCTTCTCGGCGATGCACC GGCACGGCGGTGTGAACCAGCTAGGAGGGGTGTTTGTGAATGGCAGACCCCTACCTGACGTGGTCAGGCAAAGAATCGTGGAGCTCGCGCATCAAGGAGTCAGACCTTGTGACATCTCAAGACAGCTACGGGTCAGCCATGGCTGTGTCAGCAAAATTCTCGGAAG CTATCAAAAGGATCTTATAAG ATATTATGAAACCGGCAGTATTAAACCTGGAGTTATTGGCGGCTCCAAACCAAAAGTGGCGACTCCCAAAGTTGTGGATAAAATCGCAGAATACAAGCGGCAGAATCCCACAATGTTTGCCTGGGAGATCAGAGACCGACTTCTCGCCGAGGGCGTATGTGACAACGACACTGTACCAAGTGTTTCATCTATAAACAG GATAATTCGAACCAAAGTTCAGCAGCCTTTCCATCCATCTTCTGATGGCACAGGAACGCCTCTCACAACAGGACACACCATAG TGCCCAGCACAGCTTCCCCACCTGTGTCAAGTGCTTCCAATGACCCTGTGGGGTCCTACTCTATTAATGGCATCCTCGGAATCCCTCGCTCCAATGGCGAAAAGAGAAAACGGGATGATG TTCTCTGGAGTGGCAACCACTTGGATGGGAGGAAAATAGGATATT ATGGTTCAGATGGCTCTGGCCCAAACAGTGATTCTCAGGGTAGTGTGGAGAGTTTACGGAAGCACCTGAGGGCTGATGCCTTCACTCAACAGCAGCTGGAAGCTCTGGACCGGGTGTTTGAGCGGCCGTCATACCCCGATGTCTTCCCCACGTCAGAGCACATCAAGCCAGAGCAG GCTAATGAATACTCACTACCAGCACTGAACCCTGGACTGGACGAAGTCAAACCCAGTCTGTCAACCAGCGCCAGCTCAGATTTGGGCTCCAGCGTGTCACAGAGCTACCCGGTAGTGACAG gtcgAGACATGGCGAGCACAACCCTACCAGGGTACCCACCTCACGTTCCCCCCACAGGGCAGGGCAGCTACCCCACCTCTACACTTGCCGGAATGGTCCCTG gaagtgACTTTTCAGGAAATCCCTACTCTCACCCACAGTACACAACCTACAATGAAGCTTGGCGGTTCAGCAACCCCGCGTTATTAA TGCCGCATCCCGGGGCTCCGCCCCTCCCACTGCTGCCACTGCCTATGACCGCCACTAGTTACCATGGCAACCCAATCAAACTGCAGGACCATGGCCGCGGCCTCCATATCGTACCAGTCTGA
- the LOC127414258 gene encoding paired box protein Pax-2-A isoform X2, giving the protein MDIHCKADPFSAMHRHGGVNQLGGVFVNGRPLPDVVRQRIVELAHQGVRPCDISRQLRVSHGCVSKILGRYYETGSIKPGVIGGSKPKVATPKVVDKIAEYKRQNPTMFAWEIRDRLLAEGVCDNDTVPSVSSINRIIRTKVQQPFHPSSDGTGTPLTTGHTIVPSTASPPVSSASNDPVGSYSINGILGIPRSNGEKRKRDDVLWSGNHLDGRKIGYYGSDGSGPNSDSQGSVESLRKHLRADAFTQQQLEALDRVFERPSYPDVFPTSEHIKPEQANEYSLPALNPGLDEVKPSLSTSASSDLGSSVSQSYPVVTESHSSSMCVKQEPHEASLAPFTPSSLAVTGLAELLPLQPSVSVDASTPCYSAYAHHAPSYGQYASQPIIAGRDMASTTLPGYPPHVPPTGQGSYPTSTLAGMVPGSDFSGNPYSHPQYTTYNEAWRFSNPALLMPHPGAPPLPLLPLPMTATSYHGNPIKLQDHGRGLHIVPV; this is encoded by the exons ATGGATATTCACTGCAAAGCAGACCCCTTCTCGGCGATGCACC GGCACGGCGGTGTGAACCAGCTAGGAGGGGTGTTTGTGAATGGCAGACCCCTACCTGACGTGGTCAGGCAAAGAATCGTGGAGCTCGCGCATCAAGGAGTCAGACCTTGTGACATCTCAAGACAGCTACGGGTCAGCCATGGCTGTGTCAGCAAAATTCTCGGAAG ATATTATGAAACCGGCAGTATTAAACCTGGAGTTATTGGCGGCTCCAAACCAAAAGTGGCGACTCCCAAAGTTGTGGATAAAATCGCAGAATACAAGCGGCAGAATCCCACAATGTTTGCCTGGGAGATCAGAGACCGACTTCTCGCCGAGGGCGTATGTGACAACGACACTGTACCAAGTGTTTCATCTATAAACAG GATAATTCGAACCAAAGTTCAGCAGCCTTTCCATCCATCTTCTGATGGCACAGGAACGCCTCTCACAACAGGACACACCATAG TGCCCAGCACAGCTTCCCCACCTGTGTCAAGTGCTTCCAATGACCCTGTGGGGTCCTACTCTATTAATGGCATCCTCGGAATCCCTCGCTCCAATGGCGAAAAGAGAAAACGGGATGATG TTCTCTGGAGTGGCAACCACTTGGATGGGAGGAAAATAGGATATT ATGGTTCAGATGGCTCTGGCCCAAACAGTGATTCTCAGGGTAGTGTGGAGAGTTTACGGAAGCACCTGAGGGCTGATGCCTTCACTCAACAGCAGCTGGAAGCTCTGGACCGGGTGTTTGAGCGGCCGTCATACCCCGATGTCTTCCCCACGTCAGAGCACATCAAGCCAGAGCAG GCTAATGAATACTCACTACCAGCACTGAACCCTGGACTGGACGAAGTCAAACCCAGTCTGTCAACCAGCGCCAGCTCAGATTTGGGCTCCAGCGTGTCACAGAGCTACCCGGTAGTGACAG AGTCGCATTCATCGTCCATGTGTGTTAAGCAGGAGCCGCACGAGGCTTCCCTGGCTCCTTTCACCCCTTCCTCACTGGCAGTCACGGGTCTAGCGGAACTGTTGCCCCTCCAGCCCAGCGTGTCAGTAGATGCCTCCACCCCCTGCTACAGCGCTTATGCCCATCATGCCCCCAGCTACGGCCAGTATGCAAGCCAGCCTATTATAGCAG gtcgAGACATGGCGAGCACAACCCTACCAGGGTACCCACCTCACGTTCCCCCCACAGGGCAGGGCAGCTACCCCACCTCTACACTTGCCGGAATGGTCCCTG gaagtgACTTTTCAGGAAATCCCTACTCTCACCCACAGTACACAACCTACAATGAAGCTTGGCGGTTCAGCAACCCCGCGTTATTAA TGCCGCATCCCGGGGCTCCGCCCCTCCCACTGCTGCCACTGCCTATGACCGCCACTAGTTACCATGGCAACCCAATCAAACTGCAGGACCATGGCCGCGGCCTCCATATCGTACCAGTCTGA
- the LOC127414258 gene encoding paired box protein Pax-2a isoform X8, translating into MDIHCKADPFSAMHRHGGVNQLGGVFVNGRPLPDVVRQRIVELAHQGVRPCDISRQLRVSHGCVSKILGRYYETGSIKPGVIGGSKPKVATPKVVDKIAEYKRQNPTMFAWEIRDRLLAEGVCDNDTVPSVSSINRIIRTKVQQPFHPSSDGTGTPLTTGHTIVPSTASPPVSSASNDPVGSYSINGILGIPRSNGEKRKRDDVLWSGNHLDGRKIGYYGSDGSGPNSDSQGSVESLRKHLRADAFTQQQLEALDRVFERPSYPDVFPTSEHIKPEQANEYSLPALNPGLDEVKPSLSTSASSDLGSSVSQSYPVVTGRDMASTTLPGYPPHVPPTGQGSYPTSTLAGMVPGSDFSGNPYSHPQYTTYNEAWRFSNPALLMPHPGAPPLPLLPLPMTATSYHGNPIKLQDHGRGLHIVPV; encoded by the exons ATGGATATTCACTGCAAAGCAGACCCCTTCTCGGCGATGCACC GGCACGGCGGTGTGAACCAGCTAGGAGGGGTGTTTGTGAATGGCAGACCCCTACCTGACGTGGTCAGGCAAAGAATCGTGGAGCTCGCGCATCAAGGAGTCAGACCTTGTGACATCTCAAGACAGCTACGGGTCAGCCATGGCTGTGTCAGCAAAATTCTCGGAAG ATATTATGAAACCGGCAGTATTAAACCTGGAGTTATTGGCGGCTCCAAACCAAAAGTGGCGACTCCCAAAGTTGTGGATAAAATCGCAGAATACAAGCGGCAGAATCCCACAATGTTTGCCTGGGAGATCAGAGACCGACTTCTCGCCGAGGGCGTATGTGACAACGACACTGTACCAAGTGTTTCATCTATAAACAG GATAATTCGAACCAAAGTTCAGCAGCCTTTCCATCCATCTTCTGATGGCACAGGAACGCCTCTCACAACAGGACACACCATAG TGCCCAGCACAGCTTCCCCACCTGTGTCAAGTGCTTCCAATGACCCTGTGGGGTCCTACTCTATTAATGGCATCCTCGGAATCCCTCGCTCCAATGGCGAAAAGAGAAAACGGGATGATG TTCTCTGGAGTGGCAACCACTTGGATGGGAGGAAAATAGGATATT ATGGTTCAGATGGCTCTGGCCCAAACAGTGATTCTCAGGGTAGTGTGGAGAGTTTACGGAAGCACCTGAGGGCTGATGCCTTCACTCAACAGCAGCTGGAAGCTCTGGACCGGGTGTTTGAGCGGCCGTCATACCCCGATGTCTTCCCCACGTCAGAGCACATCAAGCCAGAGCAG GCTAATGAATACTCACTACCAGCACTGAACCCTGGACTGGACGAAGTCAAACCCAGTCTGTCAACCAGCGCCAGCTCAGATTTGGGCTCCAGCGTGTCACAGAGCTACCCGGTAGTGACAG gtcgAGACATGGCGAGCACAACCCTACCAGGGTACCCACCTCACGTTCCCCCCACAGGGCAGGGCAGCTACCCCACCTCTACACTTGCCGGAATGGTCCCTG gaagtgACTTTTCAGGAAATCCCTACTCTCACCCACAGTACACAACCTACAATGAAGCTTGGCGGTTCAGCAACCCCGCGTTATTAA TGCCGCATCCCGGGGCTCCGCCCCTCCCACTGCTGCCACTGCCTATGACCGCCACTAGTTACCATGGCAACCCAATCAAACTGCAGGACCATGGCCGCGGCCTCCATATCGTACCAGTCTGA
- the LOC127414258 gene encoding paired box protein Pax-2-A isoform X3 yields MDIHCKADPFSAMHRHGGVNQLGGVFVNGRPLPDVVRQRIVELAHQGVRPCDISRQLRVSHGCVSKILGSYQKDLIRYYETGSIKPGVIGGSKPKVATPKVVDKIAEYKRQNPTMFAWEIRDRLLAEGVCDNDTVPSVSSINRIIRTKVQQPFHPSSDGTGTPLTTGHTIVPSTASPPVSSASNDPVGSYSINGILGIPRSNGEKRKRDDVLWSGNHLDGRKIGYYGSDGSGPNSDSQGSVESLRKHLRADAFTQQQLEALDRVFERPSYPDVFPTSEHIKPEQANEYSLPALNPGLDEVKPSLSTSASSDLGSSVSQSYPVVTESHSSSMCVKQEPHEASLAPFTPSSLAVTGLAELLPLQPSVSVDASTPCYSAYAHHAPSYGQYASQPIIAGRDMASTTLPGYPPHVPPTGQGSYPTSTLAGMVPGSDFSGNPYSHPQYTTYNEAWRFSNPALLSSPYYYSAASRGSAPPTAATAYDRH; encoded by the exons ATGGATATTCACTGCAAAGCAGACCCCTTCTCGGCGATGCACC GGCACGGCGGTGTGAACCAGCTAGGAGGGGTGTTTGTGAATGGCAGACCCCTACCTGACGTGGTCAGGCAAAGAATCGTGGAGCTCGCGCATCAAGGAGTCAGACCTTGTGACATCTCAAGACAGCTACGGGTCAGCCATGGCTGTGTCAGCAAAATTCTCGGAAG CTATCAAAAGGATCTTATAAG ATATTATGAAACCGGCAGTATTAAACCTGGAGTTATTGGCGGCTCCAAACCAAAAGTGGCGACTCCCAAAGTTGTGGATAAAATCGCAGAATACAAGCGGCAGAATCCCACAATGTTTGCCTGGGAGATCAGAGACCGACTTCTCGCCGAGGGCGTATGTGACAACGACACTGTACCAAGTGTTTCATCTATAAACAG GATAATTCGAACCAAAGTTCAGCAGCCTTTCCATCCATCTTCTGATGGCACAGGAACGCCTCTCACAACAGGACACACCATAG TGCCCAGCACAGCTTCCCCACCTGTGTCAAGTGCTTCCAATGACCCTGTGGGGTCCTACTCTATTAATGGCATCCTCGGAATCCCTCGCTCCAATGGCGAAAAGAGAAAACGGGATGATG TTCTCTGGAGTGGCAACCACTTGGATGGGAGGAAAATAGGATATT ATGGTTCAGATGGCTCTGGCCCAAACAGTGATTCTCAGGGTAGTGTGGAGAGTTTACGGAAGCACCTGAGGGCTGATGCCTTCACTCAACAGCAGCTGGAAGCTCTGGACCGGGTGTTTGAGCGGCCGTCATACCCCGATGTCTTCCCCACGTCAGAGCACATCAAGCCAGAGCAG GCTAATGAATACTCACTACCAGCACTGAACCCTGGACTGGACGAAGTCAAACCCAGTCTGTCAACCAGCGCCAGCTCAGATTTGGGCTCCAGCGTGTCACAGAGCTACCCGGTAGTGACAG AGTCGCATTCATCGTCCATGTGTGTTAAGCAGGAGCCGCACGAGGCTTCCCTGGCTCCTTTCACCCCTTCCTCACTGGCAGTCACGGGTCTAGCGGAACTGTTGCCCCTCCAGCCCAGCGTGTCAGTAGATGCCTCCACCCCCTGCTACAGCGCTTATGCCCATCATGCCCCCAGCTACGGCCAGTATGCAAGCCAGCCTATTATAGCAG gtcgAGACATGGCGAGCACAACCCTACCAGGGTACCCACCTCACGTTCCCCCCACAGGGCAGGGCAGCTACCCCACCTCTACACTTGCCGGAATGGTCCCTG gaagtgACTTTTCAGGAAATCCCTACTCTCACCCACAGTACACAACCTACAATGAAGCTTGGCGGTTCAGCAACCCCGCGTTATTAA GTTCCCCTTATTATTATAGTGCCGCATCCCGGGGCTCCGCCCCTCCCACTGCTGCCACTGCCTATGACCGCCACTAG